CGTCGCGGCGAAGCTGCAGTGACCCAACTACGAAAGAAAGGCTACGTCTTAAATATTCCTTCGTAAAATGCTTATGGGTATTTTGGGTACTTATAAAGACTTTATATAATCGAGTATGCGGGGCAAAGGCGATTTGTTCTAGCTTCTGCATAAGTGATGTCACCAGATGTCGCTGCCTGTCCTTTAGCATAAATAAAGATTCGTTGCTTCGTAGGCACGCAGGGGTATGCAGATAAGGAAGACAGTGTTGTATTTATTCGGATTTAAAGATGTTTCTTCATTGCAccgtggcaagaaaaaaaaaataactaacGAAATCGGCGCACTATTCTAAGAACGCATGATCTTAAAATTTTACGTTAGCAACTCAGTAGTTTGTATAAAGGTGCATATTTTCCCATTTTGTATAGGTAACCAGCACTATGGGCTCAAAATAGAAGTAATATACCTTAAAATTGATAATTTGCTCCAAATTATGAGAATATGAGTTCTAAAGTAATGTTAGGTTAGTACAATTAGTACAAAATTTCAGGAGCCAACTATAAGTAACAGCGGCGCCACACAGTGTCACGTTTACAGCACGTATAACAATGCTATACTGATACGCATGTGTAGATGCCTGATTAGCTCACGTAGGCTACGTGCACTATAGTCGCTATAAGGTAAAGTTATTCCATTGTGATTTTATTCCAacctcctgacgtcaaatttacgtaaccgcaaACAAAAGCATGGGCGCTGACCCACAAGGTTGTTTCAACAGCCCGATGAAACGCTCTCCTCGCTTATAGGAGGTGACTATTGTTTGgcttcaaagcgaatagcattgcctaccgcGACACCTTTTTCTTGTATTGTTGGCAGAAAAGAAGAGGGTTTCGGCGGTgtcgagctagcgcagtgaaagtagatgaCCCGGCAAGGAGAGTgttgccggcttctccgattagtCCGCTTCCCCTTGTTTAGCTCGCGGGAGCTCGTCGACAATTACGGCGGCGTTAAACGGGGCGTTAAAAATGCCGCCAAAACGGATGCCCATTGAAGAAGATATGACAGAGCGTTGTTGTATGCGTGCAGAAAGGGCTCGGCAACGTTATTCTGCCACGCGGaatttttattatacgcaaagaAATAAATGCTTACCAGCAGCGCCGGAATCTTGTATTCCTTCTTTGTCACAGATTGGTGACAAAGAGCGCCTCATTTGTCATCATCCCGTTTTTACGGAGATAgaaataaatcgtcatcatcatcaacaacaacaacaacaacttcttcttcttcttcgtaaCATGACGCATGGCGCTGGATTTAAGTAATATATTGTCCATGGAAATTTTATTAAGATCGGTGCTGCTACATATTTCTTATGGTTACTTACGGTAAACAGGGCCGCTGACCTATAAAATGTGATAACGTGCACCTtgatcaagagagagagagagaaaaaaaaggaaggaaagacagggaggttagccagtgcaaGTACCgcctggctaccctgtgctggggaagaAGCTAAAGGAAATAAATGGTGATAGAAGAAATGTATAAAAACTAAAGCGCGAGAAATTCCCACAATGACGCCATGCTACGCGCTACAACTTTGAAAGTCGGTCGTACAATTGTGAACCTTGATCAAAGTTACCGTGTTTAGAGTGCAGGTTTTTTCCTAGCCTTGATGGCATTACCGAAATGGAGTCGGCTGACTCCACCAAATAAAAATTAAGTTTTTCTTGCACCTGTACGTTGGCTTAAAGCAACCAACCAAAGCACACGTACACGCACATGCACGAACACTGGCGAACCCTGTTTCAGGTTCGCCCTCCTCTCGCTACACCCCTGGTGTCCATGCACCCGGCGCACCTCAAATGCGACCGAGTGACGAGCCTTCCGGGCATAATTTTCACAAAACAGAGGCATTATCAGCAAAACATTTTATGTAAGCAAAATGTACAGTACAGGTTTTTGCATTATGTGAGCAATGTACATTTGTTCCTCGTAGCCATGCAAGCGAGTAAGTGTACCCCAGAAGACCAGACATTTCTCCAAGCaatctcgccgcttagtttgagATGATGGGAATGAAGCGAGCATGGGATGTAGCACAGCTGCCATTTGAGTATTTCCTTCACACGCAAAGCACCGCTGAGCAAAGCCTTTCACCAAGAGCAACAAAATATTTCTGGCTACAGGTCGTCCTTTCACCAAAGCAAAATAATTGGACGCTGGTTAGCAAGAGAAGAAATGAGGTACGCAGAGCACAGAACGCAGCAGATCACGCGATATCATTTGCAACCGAACTGACATTGTCGACGAACCTTGCATGAATTAAAAAATATATGCATGTGACAGCAGGAAAATGATAAGGAAGCAAGAACAGGTGTGCAACAAATAAAGATACATGGGAAAGTCTGAGGTGACAATGTCCGGTTTCTGCGTTTCCGTCGTAGGTGGAAGTTGCACCGAAGAGCAAAGGCCAAAGTCCAAGCTTCAACCCGCTTGAAGTTGTCGCCGAAGTTGGCACACGCTGATTCGCCTCGGTGAATGTTTTCCTTCCGTCGAAAGAATAAGAAAGCGATCCCGGGCTCCCGAGGCGATTATGTCTGGCCGTCGCAGTCCGTCGTTGAAAAATGTTATTGCGGCGAGGATTAATAGCCCTTTGTGGCCCCAGAGAAGCTGAACCCAGCTAATACTATAGCCCTACTACGTGTAAAGgcgcggtgggggggggggggggggggagcggtgGTGCTGCTGGGTGAGAGCCTTCCTAGAAAGGCCTGCGGCCGGGTTGTTGAGCCCCGGCGCCACCGCCCGCTCCGAAGCCCGGTATGAGTGGAGCCGCCTTCTGCACGTCGGCCTCTGTGAGGAACGGCGCCGTCGGGTTGCCGATGTTGTCGTTCACGTAGAAGAAGTCGGGCGCATTGTTGCAGGGAACGGCCTCCTCGGCAAAGGCGCAAGTCAGGCTGAGCTGGTTGAACACGGTCTGGTTGCCGCAGAGGAAGCTGTACTGCTGCACCTCGGTGCTGCCGTCGTCTTTGGGCACCACGTTGCACACGTGGAAGATGAGGCAGGCGTTGTCGACATCGGCGAAGTAGCCGTTCTTGGCCGGGCACTGGAACGAGGTCTTGACGCCGCCCAGCAGCAATTCGGCGCCGTCAGGTAGCTCGTACGCTGCCCGTTTTGTCTGCGACGGCGAAAATGCGAGAGGAAATATGGTCGCTGTAcggttaaaaaaataaataaaataaagaaagtgCCCTGCAGCGCTGAGGTTATGCTATAGCTATAGGCATCTAAAGCCGATCATTTAGTTTTCCTACAGTATGAATACGCAGATATTTCCGCTGCTTCTTACGCTTATTACAATGCAGTGATAATACCAAGAATGCGCATATGGTGTTGAGCATGTAGACATCTCTGGCGT
The DNA window shown above is from Dermacentor silvarum isolate Dsil-2018 chromosome 1, BIME_Dsil_1.4, whole genome shotgun sequence and carries:
- the LOC119452884 gene encoding U-scoloptoxin(01)-Cw1a, which produces MKFLLAFAVMTVALALPRTKRAAYELPDGAELLLGGVKTSFQCPAKNGYFADVDNACLIFHVCNVVPKDDGSTEVQQYSFLCGNQTVFNQLSLTCAFAEEAVPCNNAPDFFYVNDNIGNPTAPFLTEADVQKAAPLIPGFGAGGGAGAQQPGRRPF